A genomic segment from Rhodopirellula islandica encodes:
- a CDS encoding competence/damage-inducible protein A: MPHITAEIISIGDEMITGARLDTNTQWLSQRLGELGVDVQFHSTVGDTLSHNTDVFRIAARRADIVVATGGLGPTRDDLTREAIAESLGLPLQLHEPSLEFIRSMFQRRGREMPERNSCQAMFPLGATPIHNPQGTAPGIDIIAPREDGTQSRIFALPGVPAEMKTMFDETVAAAVLASNGQRQHIAHHIMKFFGIGESDMEQRLGDMIARDRQPRVGITVSAATISLRIVATGDSPEECESAIAKTRAEILDQAGEFYFGDGETFEQHHAVIRHLNKIGQRLLLVELGRAAPLGDRFAAVSDEPGFTADVPAFVGGISLADVEDLRQWTGMPQDASAESCLTALQKRLSADWVLLVDEYPSLHRTSDHPLPGSDVTFTVAAPDGTFPSQTQHLGAHPSILHARVAKAGLFWLRKCFAAATSGV, from the coding sequence ATGCCACACATCACGGCCGAAATCATTTCCATTGGCGATGAAATGATCACCGGAGCCCGCCTGGACACCAACACTCAGTGGCTCAGCCAGCGTCTAGGGGAACTGGGCGTGGACGTTCAATTTCATTCCACGGTTGGCGACACGCTCTCGCACAACACCGATGTGTTTCGGATCGCAGCCCGCCGGGCCGACATCGTCGTTGCGACGGGTGGATTGGGCCCCACACGTGATGACTTGACCCGGGAAGCGATCGCGGAATCCCTCGGGCTGCCACTGCAATTGCACGAACCTTCGCTGGAGTTCATCCGGTCCATGTTTCAGCGTCGCGGGCGAGAAATGCCCGAACGCAACAGTTGCCAAGCGATGTTTCCGCTCGGTGCCACACCTATCCACAACCCTCAGGGAACCGCTCCCGGGATCGACATCATCGCACCTCGCGAGGATGGCACGCAGTCTCGCATCTTCGCACTCCCCGGCGTGCCAGCGGAGATGAAAACGATGTTCGACGAGACGGTCGCGGCCGCCGTTCTGGCGTCCAATGGGCAACGTCAACACATCGCTCACCACATCATGAAGTTCTTTGGCATCGGCGAAAGCGACATGGAACAACGGTTGGGCGACATGATCGCTCGCGACCGTCAACCACGTGTTGGAATCACCGTCAGCGCAGCAACGATCTCCTTGCGAATCGTCGCCACAGGGGACTCCCCCGAGGAATGCGAATCGGCGATTGCCAAAACTCGCGCCGAGATCCTCGACCAAGCCGGCGAGTTCTACTTTGGTGACGGGGAAACGTTCGAGCAACACCACGCCGTCATCCGTCATCTCAACAAAATCGGCCAGCGATTGCTGCTGGTCGAACTCGGCCGCGCCGCTCCACTGGGCGATCGGTTTGCCGCCGTCTCGGACGAACCTGGCTTCACCGCCGATGTCCCCGCATTCGTCGGTGGAATCTCACTCGCCGATGTCGAGGATCTGCGACAATGGACGGGGATGCCCCAGGACGCTTCCGCAGAAAGCTGTTTGACCGCTCTCCAAAAACGTTTGTCGGCCGACTGGGTGTTGCTCGTCGACGAGTATCCCAGCCTGCACCGAACCAGCGATCATCCATTGCCCGGAAGCGATGTGACCTTCACTGTTGCCGCCCCCGATGGAACCTTCCCGTCGCAGACGCAACACCTCGGGGCTCATCCCAGCATCTTGCACGCCCGCGTCGCCAAAGCGGGTTTGTTCTGGTTACGAAAGTGTTTTGCCGCCGCCACGTCAGGAGTCTGA
- the eboE gene encoding metabolite traffic protein EboE: protein MTSSPNGFPDVTAVIEKSNAGPEANGANGASPADDSSSPIRWTVGYCTNIHAGADVPGVTSNLESISAEVRRRILDSQYSDESGSPKIQTGKNFATIVSTAPPLGIGLWLSSEATTDLRRNGLEPLTAAMKKARLLAYTFNGFPHDNFHQDVVKHAVYSPTWWEDSRIGYTRDLAKILAEILPADTNLGTISTLPIGWPQNTDDEGNRVQVTDDQLHHAGTNLRRMAEDLRRLEDRTGKRIVLAIEPEPGCILDTAAKVIEWFEKQLPDATHRRYIGVCHDVCHSAVMGESQHDVLAAYAKAGIVVGKVQVSSAIVVDWSRIADTDREATLTQLRSFAEDRYLHQTGRVTASGKFVLEEDLPAVLAEMETNPSRYAGDKRWMIHFHVPIFAEQFGHLETTRGDVLDTLKSLVELTDPAKRRQPLQFTGHLEVETYAWSVLPESAGRSDLAGDIASELIWLHGVLSDC from the coding sequence ATGACATCATCGCCCAACGGTTTTCCCGACGTCACTGCGGTCATCGAAAAATCAAACGCCGGCCCAGAGGCTAACGGAGCAAACGGAGCCAGCCCTGCTGATGATTCCAGCTCGCCCATTCGCTGGACGGTGGGGTACTGCACCAACATTCATGCGGGTGCGGATGTCCCCGGGGTGACGAGCAACTTGGAATCCATTTCGGCGGAAGTTCGCCGACGAATCCTCGATTCCCAGTATTCGGATGAGAGCGGTTCGCCCAAGATCCAAACGGGAAAGAATTTCGCGACCATCGTCAGTACCGCTCCGCCGCTGGGCATTGGATTGTGGTTGTCATCGGAAGCCACGACCGACCTGCGACGCAACGGATTGGAACCACTGACCGCCGCGATGAAGAAGGCTCGCTTGCTCGCCTACACCTTCAACGGATTCCCACACGACAACTTCCATCAAGACGTCGTCAAGCACGCGGTGTATTCGCCGACTTGGTGGGAAGACTCGCGGATCGGCTACACTCGTGACCTGGCGAAAATTTTGGCTGAGATTTTGCCCGCGGACACCAACCTGGGTACGATCAGCACGCTGCCGATCGGTTGGCCGCAAAACACGGACGATGAGGGCAATCGGGTCCAAGTCACCGATGACCAACTGCACCATGCGGGAACCAACCTGCGGCGGATGGCGGAAGATCTGCGGCGTTTGGAAGACCGGACGGGCAAACGAATTGTGTTGGCGATCGAGCCTGAGCCCGGTTGCATCTTGGACACCGCCGCGAAAGTGATCGAGTGGTTCGAAAAGCAATTGCCTGATGCGACACACCGTCGGTACATCGGTGTTTGCCATGATGTTTGTCATTCTGCGGTGATGGGTGAGTCTCAACACGATGTCTTGGCGGCCTACGCCAAAGCCGGGATTGTGGTCGGCAAGGTTCAGGTCAGCAGTGCCATTGTGGTGGACTGGAGCCGAATCGCGGACACCGATCGCGAAGCAACCCTGACTCAATTGCGCTCGTTTGCCGAAGACCGCTACCTGCACCAAACCGGTCGCGTCACGGCATCCGGGAAGTTCGTGTTGGAAGAGGACTTGCCCGCCGTGTTGGCGGAGATGGAAACGAATCCCAGTCGCTACGCGGGGGACAAGCGATGGATGATCCATTTCCATGTGCCAATTTTCGCCGAGCAGTTTGGGCACCTTGAGACCACCCGTGGCGATGTTCTGGACACCTTGAAGAGCCTCGTCGAGTTGACGGACCCCGCCAAACGCCGACAACCGCTGCAATTCACCGGGCACTTGGAAGTCGAAACCTACGCTTGGTCGGTGCTGCCCGAATCGGCCGGTCGAAGTGACCTGGCCGGCGACATCGCCTCCGAACTCATTTGGCTGCATGGTGTCTTATCGGACTGTTGA
- a CDS encoding pyridoxine 5'-phosphate synthase: MPHFIDLGVNVDHVATLRQARRGQEPDPIIAAALAEQGGADGITFHLREDRRHISDRDVELFVKTVQVRTNFELACAADVLAICCRVQPDWALLVPESREEVTTEGGLDVAGDTGRIADAIQTLKDAGIATSLFLDPEPNQIEAAANLKVDAVELHTGPYALAKGAAVEHELGRLADTGKMIRDAGMRLHAGHGLNYVNVRPVAAIEGMAELNIGHSIVSRSVMVGMREAVAEMRRLLDSVTIAAG, from the coding sequence ATGCCGCACTTCATCGATCTTGGTGTCAACGTCGATCATGTCGCCACGCTTCGTCAAGCTCGTCGAGGGCAGGAACCCGATCCCATCATCGCAGCTGCCTTGGCGGAACAGGGCGGCGCCGACGGGATCACGTTTCACCTGCGAGAAGACCGGCGTCACATCTCCGACCGGGATGTCGAACTGTTTGTGAAAACGGTTCAAGTGCGTACGAATTTTGAACTGGCATGTGCCGCGGATGTCTTGGCGATTTGTTGTCGCGTGCAACCGGATTGGGCGTTGTTGGTCCCCGAGAGTCGCGAAGAGGTGACGACCGAGGGTGGCTTGGACGTCGCTGGTGACACTGGCCGAATCGCTGACGCCATTCAAACGCTGAAGGATGCCGGCATCGCAACGAGCCTGTTCCTGGATCCCGAACCGAATCAAATCGAAGCGGCTGCGAATTTAAAAGTGGACGCGGTCGAATTGCATACCGGGCCGTATGCCTTGGCCAAGGGAGCCGCCGTCGAACACGAACTCGGACGTTTGGCCGACACAGGCAAGATGATTCGTGATGCCGGCATGCGTTTGCACGCGGGGCACGGTTTGAATTACGTGAACGTCCGACCGGTCGCCGCGATCGAAGGCATGGCGGAGCTGAACATCGGGCACAGCATCGTCAGTCGATCCGTGATGGTCGGGATGCGAGAAGCGGTGGCGGAGATGCGACGGTTGCTGGACAGCGTGACAATTGCGGCTGGGTGA
- a CDS encoding extracellular solute-binding protein yields MSLKTVDAPAASFSALSRGFLVAGLMLCSGCVSRSESDVVVYSALDEEFASPILAAFERSADNEIGVVGKFDIESTKTVGLANQLIAEADAPRCDLFWNNEIMHTVRLQKLGILEPHDWQVPSTWPQDMVASDGTWCGFAARARVLLINTEMIVDADERPTRVDELADPKWAQNCAMARPLFGTTATHFAVLREIMGREATLELLQQIHDNAVVLSGNKQVAQAVSSGKVAWGLTDTDDAIIEKDLGYPVEIIYPDQQPEQPGTLRIPNTLAILKDAPHPIAAGKLADFLMTPEIEDRLAMGRSSQLPISKDSNFPPAVLPEEPVRWMRVDFEAAAEDWDTWAKTLADLFAN; encoded by the coding sequence ATGTCATTGAAAACTGTCGATGCTCCTGCTGCCTCGTTTTCTGCCCTGAGCCGGGGTTTCCTGGTGGCGGGGCTGATGCTTTGTTCCGGTTGTGTGTCTCGTAGCGAATCCGACGTGGTCGTGTATTCGGCGCTCGACGAGGAATTTGCTTCGCCAATTTTGGCGGCCTTCGAGCGATCGGCCGACAACGAGATCGGTGTGGTGGGCAAGTTCGACATTGAATCCACCAAAACCGTCGGGCTGGCCAATCAATTGATCGCGGAGGCCGATGCCCCCCGTTGTGATCTGTTTTGGAACAACGAAATCATGCACACGGTCCGTCTGCAGAAGCTCGGCATCTTGGAACCGCATGATTGGCAAGTCCCGTCGACGTGGCCGCAGGACATGGTCGCCAGTGATGGAACTTGGTGCGGGTTTGCGGCTCGCGCTCGGGTGTTGTTGATCAACACGGAAATGATTGTGGATGCTGATGAACGCCCGACTCGCGTGGATGAATTGGCGGACCCCAAGTGGGCGCAGAACTGTGCGATGGCTCGCCCTTTGTTTGGGACCACCGCCACTCATTTTGCCGTGCTGAGGGAGATCATGGGGCGGGAAGCGACGTTGGAATTGCTGCAACAGATCCATGACAATGCGGTGGTGCTGTCTGGAAACAAGCAAGTCGCACAAGCCGTTTCGTCCGGCAAGGTGGCTTGGGGACTGACCGACACCGATGACGCGATCATCGAAAAGGATTTGGGGTACCCCGTCGAAATCATTTACCCGGACCAACAGCCCGAGCAGCCAGGGACCCTTCGGATTCCAAACACGCTGGCGATCCTCAAGGATGCCCCTCATCCGATCGCGGCAGGCAAGCTCGCTGATTTTTTGATGACCCCCGAGATCGAAGACCGTTTGGCGATGGGACGCAGCAGCCAATTGCCGATCAGCAAAGATTCCAACTTCCCGCCCGCCGTCTTGCCGGAAGAGCCGGTGCGATGGATGCGGGTGGATTTCGAAGCCGCCGCCGAGGATTGGGATACCTGGGCCAAGACGCTGGCGGATTTGTTTGCAAATTGA
- a CDS encoding PVC-type heme-binding CxxCH protein, with protein sequence MKNTLLLALVFLTSWTFTFAWHAENASAEDHRLNVLFLGDNGHHQPKPRFDELQPVMQRNGIDLTYTDDMSVLNLDQLNEYDALVLYANIDEIEKAHADALLQYVEDGGGFVPLHCATYCFRNNPEIVALMGAQFQRHGTGVFRTTPAEPGHELMRGYSGFESWDETYVHHLHNESNRTVLEYRVDSSGREPWTWVRDQGTGRVFYTAWGHDTRTWTNPGFLNLVERGIRWVAKKDPQQAGEFADAAAFPVPEMTSLSEGEKPFSFTDVGAKIPNYTAGEKWGEQGELKTLMQDPLPPKESIKRYTNPQGMHMELWASEADMGGKPIAMTWDERGRLWVCETMDYPNELQPQGKGRDRIRICEDTDQDGVADKFTLFAEELSIPTTLVCYRGGVIVQDGQETVFLKDVDGDDKADFRQSLITGWALGDTHGGVSNFRYGLDNWIWGMQGYNASRPVINGERQQGFRQGFWRFKVDADPNGEANAIAGSTAGNDFSDHTLRVEKLEFMRATNNNTWGLGFTEEGLVFGSTANRNPSNFLAIPNRYYEQVRGWSPQTLQMISDTYLFDPITPNIRQVDQHGGYTAAAGHGVYTARQYPQAWWNRTAFVCGPTGHLVGTFVLTPDGAGFKSTSPFNLVASDDEWAAPIMAETGPDGFVWVLDWYNYIVQHNPTPHGFETGQGNAYETDLRDKKHGRVYRLVTDGEAPETVSVPRLSSDDVPGLVAALKHSAMPVRSQAQRLLVQLGHLDDATVSALLNLMADQEQDAIGLTPGAIHALWTLEGLGLVGNGDATIDTAVHEALQHPSAGVRRSAVSVLGSSEEDIQQLIESGVLNDANAQVQLAALLKLAEPSTPTTGAVVGALVQTMTRLGDDRWLLDAWTSATAMHGGDALPAVLASAPEGDLSRSIRGRLNVISEHVARSQPDADALQRLIQAVAKTADGNASGVLAGLAKGWPSDHSVELPEAAESQLVSLFELVSVDQQSQLVQLSEKWGTDALTEKVAELAEQLIELVQNDSLSDRDRISSARQLVAMQPSEDDVVFDLLESIGPQTSPTTTSGILEALKSSRSEELGGALIEQTAASTPSVRGSIIRVLLSRPNTTLELIDSVESGELRMSDLSLDQRQALSNHPDKSIKERAQKLLKSSGGVPTANRVALLHEWLPVAQAKGNATLGAQVFKKHCANCHRHSGEGADVGPDLTGMAVHPKQELLTHILDPNQSVEGNFRTFAVLTTEGQVITGMLGGESRTSIELIDAQAKRHTVLREEIEQLNASSQSLMPEGFESQIKQEEMTNLLEFLTARGKYTPLSFSGIATAVSTKGMFSNGDNGPDRIIFSDWGPKEHNGVPFTLVDPQEGRVPNVILLHGPQGSKPPSMPKQVPIVCNANASAIHVLGAVSGWGFPFGAEGSHTATIRLNYADGEVEDHKLLNGVHFADYIRRVDVPKSEFAFDVRGQQVRYLKLTPKRQDALQSIELIKGDDSSSPIFVAITIESP encoded by the coding sequence ATGAAGAACACCTTGCTGCTTGCCCTCGTCTTCTTGACGTCTTGGACGTTCACTTTCGCGTGGCACGCTGAGAACGCGTCCGCCGAGGACCATCGACTCAACGTGTTGTTCTTGGGTGACAACGGACACCATCAACCCAAACCGCGGTTTGATGAGTTGCAGCCGGTCATGCAACGCAATGGAATTGATTTGACCTACACCGACGACATGTCGGTGCTGAATCTGGACCAGCTGAACGAATACGACGCCTTGGTGCTGTACGCCAACATCGATGAAATCGAGAAAGCACACGCCGACGCATTGTTGCAATACGTCGAAGACGGCGGCGGATTTGTTCCGCTTCATTGTGCGACGTACTGCTTTCGCAACAACCCAGAGATCGTGGCCTTGATGGGGGCTCAGTTTCAGCGTCACGGGACGGGGGTGTTCCGAACGACTCCCGCCGAACCCGGTCACGAGTTGATGCGTGGTTACAGCGGTTTTGAAAGCTGGGATGAGACCTACGTTCATCATCTGCACAACGAATCAAATCGGACGGTGTTGGAATACCGAGTCGATTCAAGCGGGCGAGAACCATGGACGTGGGTTCGCGACCAGGGCACCGGACGAGTCTTCTACACCGCTTGGGGGCACGACACTCGCACCTGGACCAACCCCGGATTTCTGAATCTGGTCGAACGTGGTATCCGCTGGGTCGCCAAGAAGGATCCCCAACAGGCCGGTGAGTTCGCCGATGCGGCAGCCTTCCCGGTCCCCGAAATGACCTCGCTCTCCGAAGGCGAAAAACCGTTCTCGTTCACCGATGTTGGCGCCAAAATTCCGAACTACACCGCCGGCGAAAAGTGGGGTGAACAGGGCGAACTGAAAACACTGATGCAGGATCCTCTCCCGCCGAAAGAGTCGATCAAACGCTACACCAATCCCCAAGGCATGCACATGGAACTGTGGGCCTCGGAAGCGGACATGGGGGGCAAACCGATCGCGATGACTTGGGACGAGCGGGGGCGTTTGTGGGTTTGCGAAACGATGGACTACCCCAATGAATTGCAGCCCCAAGGCAAGGGCCGCGACCGCATCCGGATTTGCGAAGACACCGATCAAGACGGCGTGGCCGACAAGTTCACCCTGTTCGCCGAGGAACTCAGCATTCCCACCACGTTGGTGTGCTATCGCGGTGGTGTCATCGTGCAGGACGGCCAAGAAACGGTTTTCTTGAAGGACGTTGATGGCGACGACAAAGCTGACTTCCGTCAATCTCTGATCACCGGTTGGGCACTGGGCGACACGCATGGTGGCGTCAGCAACTTCCGTTACGGATTGGACAACTGGATCTGGGGGATGCAGGGCTACAACGCGTCTCGTCCGGTCATCAATGGGGAACGCCAACAAGGGTTTCGCCAGGGATTCTGGAGGTTCAAAGTCGACGCAGATCCCAACGGGGAAGCCAACGCAATCGCCGGATCGACCGCTGGAAACGACTTCTCCGATCACACGTTGCGAGTCGAGAAGCTGGAGTTCATGCGGGCCACCAACAACAACACTTGGGGGCTGGGATTCACCGAGGAAGGTCTGGTGTTTGGGTCCACCGCCAACCGCAACCCCAGCAACTTCCTGGCAATTCCCAACCGCTATTACGAACAGGTTCGCGGTTGGTCACCCCAAACGTTGCAGATGATTTCAGACACGTACCTGTTTGATCCGATCACGCCAAACATCCGCCAGGTTGACCAGCATGGTGGTTACACCGCTGCGGCAGGTCACGGCGTCTACACCGCTCGTCAGTACCCACAAGCCTGGTGGAATCGAACCGCGTTTGTGTGCGGCCCGACCGGTCACTTGGTCGGCACGTTTGTGTTGACGCCTGACGGAGCCGGATTCAAAAGCACCAGCCCGTTCAACTTGGTCGCCAGTGACGATGAGTGGGCGGCACCGATCATGGCCGAGACGGGACCGGACGGGTTTGTTTGGGTGTTGGATTGGTACAACTACATCGTCCAGCACAACCCGACACCTCACGGCTTTGAAACGGGCCAGGGCAACGCTTACGAGACCGACCTGCGAGACAAAAAACACGGTCGTGTCTATCGCTTGGTCACCGATGGAGAGGCACCCGAAACCGTTTCCGTTCCCCGTTTGAGCTCGGACGATGTGCCCGGCTTGGTGGCCGCTTTGAAGCATTCGGCCATGCCGGTTCGATCGCAAGCCCAGCGTTTGTTGGTTCAATTGGGGCATCTCGATGATGCCACCGTGTCCGCTTTGTTGAATTTGATGGCGGATCAGGAACAGGATGCGATTGGTTTGACTCCGGGTGCGATTCACGCACTTTGGACGCTGGAAGGTTTGGGATTGGTTGGCAATGGAGACGCGACCATCGACACTGCCGTTCACGAAGCTCTGCAACACCCCAGTGCGGGTGTTCGTCGCTCGGCGGTGAGCGTGCTCGGAAGTTCCGAAGAGGACATTCAGCAATTGATCGAATCAGGTGTGCTGAACGATGCCAATGCTCAAGTCCAATTGGCGGCGCTGTTGAAGCTGGCCGAACCCAGCACGCCAACCACCGGTGCGGTTGTCGGGGCATTGGTGCAAACGATGACGCGTCTCGGTGACGACCGATGGTTGCTCGATGCGTGGACCAGTGCCACTGCCATGCATGGCGGCGACGCTTTGCCAGCCGTGTTGGCATCCGCACCTGAGGGGGATTTGTCGCGTTCGATTCGGGGGCGTCTGAACGTGATCAGTGAGCACGTTGCCCGTTCACAACCTGATGCCGATGCGCTGCAACGATTGATTCAAGCGGTCGCCAAGACCGCCGATGGAAATGCCTCAGGTGTTTTGGCAGGACTCGCGAAGGGATGGCCAAGTGATCACAGTGTCGAGCTTCCCGAAGCGGCAGAATCTCAGTTGGTCAGCCTGTTCGAACTAGTCTCCGTGGACCAGCAGAGCCAGCTCGTTCAGTTGTCTGAAAAGTGGGGCACCGATGCGCTGACTGAAAAGGTCGCGGAGCTGGCCGAGCAGTTGATCGAGTTGGTCCAAAACGATTCCCTCAGCGACCGAGACCGAATCAGCTCCGCTCGCCAATTGGTCGCGATGCAGCCGAGCGAAGACGACGTGGTGTTCGATCTGCTGGAAAGCATTGGTCCGCAAACTTCACCCACCACGACCTCGGGAATCTTGGAAGCTCTCAAGTCCAGCCGGAGTGAAGAGCTTGGTGGTGCTTTGATCGAGCAAACCGCGGCCTCAACCCCTTCGGTTCGCGGATCCATCATTCGCGTGTTGTTGTCGCGTCCCAACACGACGTTGGAATTGATTGACAGCGTCGAATCCGGTGAATTGCGAATGTCAGACCTCTCACTCGACCAGCGTCAGGCGTTGAGCAATCACCCTGACAAGTCGATCAAGGAGCGAGCTCAGAAGTTGTTGAAGTCTTCCGGTGGCGTGCCAACGGCGAACCGTGTGGCCTTGCTGCACGAGTGGTTGCCGGTTGCACAGGCGAAAGGCAATGCGACGCTGGGAGCACAGGTCTTCAAGAAGCATTGTGCCAATTGCCATCGCCACAGCGGCGAAGGAGCCGATGTGGGGCCCGACTTGACCGGCATGGCGGTTCATCCGAAGCAGGAACTGCTGACGCACATCTTGGATCCCAACCAAAGTGTGGAAGGCAACTTCCGAACGTTCGCCGTGCTGACGACCGAAGGGCAGGTGATCACAGGCATGCTTGGTGGCGAGTCGCGAACTTCGATTGAATTGATTGATGCCCAAGCCAAACGTCACACGGTTCTGCGAGAAGAGATTGAACAATTGAATGCTTCCAGCCAATCGCTGATGCCAGAAGGATTTGAGAGCCAAATCAAACAGGAAGAGATGACGAACTTGCTCGAGTTTTTGACGGCTCGTGGCAAGTACACGCCTTTGTCATTTTCGGGAATCGCAACGGCGGTCAGCACAAAAGGCATGTTCAGCAACGGTGACAACGGCCCTGACCGAATCATCTTTTCAGATTGGGGGCCGAAGGAACACAATGGGGTGCCGTTCACCTTGGTCGATCCGCAAGAAGGGCGCGTTCCCAATGTGATTTTGCTGCACGGGCCACAAGGCAGCAAGCCACCGTCGATGCCGAAGCAGGTGCCAATCGTCTGCAACGCGAACGCTTCCGCGATCCATGTTCTGGGGGCGGTCAGCGGTTGGGGATTCCCGTTTGGGGCAGAGGGATCGCACACCGCAACCATTCGTCTGAACTATGCCGATGGCGAAGTGGAAGATCACAAGCTTCTCAATGGGGTGCATTTCGCAGACTACATCCGCCGAGTGGATGTGCCAAAGTCTGAATTCGCATTCGATGTTCGTGGCCAACAGGTTCGTTACCTGAAGCTGACGCCGAAACGGCAAGATGCGTTGCAAAGCATCGAGCTGATCAAAGGCGACGACAGTAGTTCTCCGATCTTCGTGGCGATCACCATCGAATCACCCTGA
- a CDS encoding AraC family transcriptional regulator — MPKQKAVALLIETSNAYARGLLGGIASYIHEHDLWSIYLVEQERGAAPPSWLDDWEGDGVIARIENEEIASSIRQLKIPVVDVSAARRIPNIPWVETNDVAIGELAYQHFRERGFEHFAFCGESRFNWSVLRRQAFEARVKEDGFECLSFDFDVDDQRPRSLKRERERLAEWVLSLQHPIGVLACYDIMAQKILDICRLHGIKVPSELALLGVDNDELLCDLCTPPLSSVVPAAHQTGREAAGLLDAMMRGEEVGAEPHLIEPLGVATRQSTDVLAIKDPEIAAAVRFIRDHCCDGINVQDVVKKVPLSRRVFESRFLALMGRTPHQEITRRRIERVRYLLIETDLTLVQISRRTGFQNHEYMSVAFRRVMGHPPATYRRKFRKI, encoded by the coding sequence ATGCCAAAGCAGAAAGCGGTCGCTCTCCTCATCGAAACGTCCAACGCTTACGCGCGAGGCCTGCTCGGTGGAATCGCCTCGTATATCCACGAGCATGACCTTTGGTCGATCTACTTGGTCGAACAAGAACGAGGGGCAGCGCCCCCATCTTGGCTGGATGACTGGGAGGGGGATGGAGTGATTGCCCGGATCGAAAATGAAGAAATCGCCTCCTCGATTCGCCAACTGAAGATCCCGGTCGTGGATGTCAGTGCCGCCCGCCGGATCCCCAACATCCCGTGGGTCGAAACCAATGACGTTGCCATCGGCGAATTGGCCTACCAACATTTTCGCGAACGCGGCTTTGAGCACTTCGCTTTTTGTGGCGAATCGAGATTCAATTGGTCAGTGCTCCGCCGCCAAGCCTTCGAAGCTCGCGTCAAAGAAGACGGGTTCGAATGCCTCTCGTTTGATTTTGATGTGGACGATCAACGTCCTCGATCCCTGAAACGAGAACGCGAACGGTTGGCGGAGTGGGTCTTGTCGCTCCAACATCCCATTGGAGTCTTGGCGTGTTACGACATCATGGCCCAAAAGATTTTGGATATCTGTCGTTTGCACGGCATCAAAGTCCCCAGTGAACTCGCGTTGCTGGGCGTGGACAATGACGAGTTGCTCTGCGACTTGTGCACGCCACCGTTGTCCAGCGTCGTCCCTGCGGCCCATCAAACAGGCCGTGAAGCGGCAGGACTGTTGGATGCGATGATGCGGGGCGAGGAGGTCGGTGCAGAACCGCATTTGATTGAACCCCTGGGCGTGGCGACTCGGCAATCAACCGACGTGCTGGCCATCAAAGACCCTGAGATTGCCGCCGCAGTACGCTTCATTCGTGACCACTGCTGCGACGGCATCAACGTGCAAGACGTCGTTAAAAAAGTCCCCCTCTCGCGACGCGTGTTTGAAAGCCGTTTCCTGGCTTTGATGGGACGCACCCCTCACCAAGAGATCACGCGGCGGCGTATCGAACGGGTGCGTTATTTGTTGATCGAAACCGACCTGACTCTCGTGCAAATCTCTCGCCGAACAGGTTTCCAAAACCACGAATACATGAGCGTCGCGTTCCGACGCGTCATGGGACATCCACCGGCCACCTACCGACGCAAGTTCCGAAAGATCTAA